A region of Rhizorhabdus wittichii RW1 DNA encodes the following proteins:
- a CDS encoding 4-hydroxy-3-methylbut-2-en-1-yl diphosphate synthase (TIGRFAM: 1-hydroxy-2-methyl-2-(E)-butenyl 4-diphosphate synthase~PFAM: IspG family protein), with the protein MSNGASRPGCGAMLREDAGEGRRDGCSNGWNQPIRAPKLFKERNPMSIRPWRDIQRRPSRQIMVGNVAVGGGAPVTVQTMTNTPTEDAKATIDQIRRCEDAGADIIRVSCPDEASTAALRQIVRAAKVPIVADIHFHYKRALEAADAGAACLRINPGNIGSAERVAEVVRAAKANGCSMRIGVNAGSLEKDLLEKYGEPCPEALVESALDHIKLLQDHDFHEYKVAVKASDVFLAVSAYMGLAEAVDCPLHLGITEAGGLIGGTVKSAIGIGNLLWAGIGDTIRVSLSAEPEEEVRVGFEILKALGIRNRGVRVVSCPSCARQGFDVIRTVQTLEERLQHIRVPLSLSVLGCVVNGPGEARETDIGLTGGGAGKHMVYLSGVTDHTVQDADMVDHIVKLVEAKAAEIEAAEAAQAQAAE; encoded by the coding sequence ATGTCGAATGGAGCCAGTCGTCCCGGCTGCGGAGCGATGCTCCGCGAGGATGCCGGCGAGGGCCGGCGTGACGGCTGTTCCAATGGATGGAATCAGCCTATACGGGCGCCGAAGCTTTTCAAAGAACGGAATCCCATGTCCATCCGCCCGTGGCGCGACATCCAGCGCCGTCCGTCGCGCCAGATCATGGTCGGCAACGTCGCCGTCGGCGGCGGCGCGCCGGTCACCGTCCAGACGATGACCAACACCCCGACCGAGGACGCGAAGGCGACGATCGACCAGATCCGCCGCTGCGAGGATGCGGGCGCCGACATCATCCGCGTCTCCTGCCCCGACGAGGCGTCGACCGCCGCGCTCCGGCAGATCGTCCGCGCCGCGAAGGTGCCGATCGTCGCCGACATCCATTTCCACTACAAGCGCGCGCTGGAGGCGGCCGATGCGGGTGCCGCCTGCCTGCGCATCAACCCCGGCAATATCGGCTCGGCCGAGCGCGTCGCCGAGGTCGTCCGCGCCGCCAAGGCGAACGGATGCTCGATGCGGATCGGCGTCAACGCCGGCAGCCTCGAGAAGGACCTGCTGGAGAAATATGGCGAGCCCTGCCCCGAGGCGCTGGTCGAAAGCGCGCTCGACCATATCAAGCTGCTCCAGGACCACGACTTCCACGAGTACAAGGTCGCGGTGAAGGCGTCGGACGTGTTCCTCGCGGTGTCGGCCTATATGGGGCTGGCCGAAGCGGTCGACTGCCCGCTCCATCTGGGCATCACCGAGGCGGGCGGGCTGATCGGCGGCACCGTCAAGTCGGCGATCGGCATCGGCAACCTGCTCTGGGCCGGGATCGGCGACACGATCCGCGTCTCGCTGTCGGCCGAGCCCGAGGAGGAGGTCCGCGTCGGCTTCGAGATATTGAAGGCGCTCGGCATCCGCAATCGCGGCGTCCGGGTCGTCTCCTGCCCGTCCTGCGCGCGGCAGGGCTTCGACGTGATCCGCACCGTCCAGACGCTGGAGGAGCGGCTCCAGCATATCCGCGTGCCGCTGTCGCTGTCGGTGCTCGGCTGCGTCGTCAACGGCCCCGGCGAGGCGCGCGAGACCGATATCGGCCTGACCGGCGGCGGCGCCGGCAAGCACATGGTCTATCTGTCGGGCGTCACCGACCACACCGTGCAGGACGCCGACATGGTCGACCATATCGTCAAGCTGGTCGAGGCGAAGGCCGCCGAGATCGAGGCGGCCGAGGCGGCGCAGGCGCAAGCGGCCGAATGA
- a CDS encoding protein of unknown function DUF6, transmembrane (PFAM: protein of unknown function DUF6, transmembrane), whose amino-acid sequence MSRHAAPVIAFAVACLGIAVFSSMDAAVKALSLAIGTYNTLLWRGFAGIGFGAIPWLWSRPARPSRAAMRLHVERGMVSAVMAMLFFWGLARTPMAQAVALTFIAPLIAQGLAVLLLKERMKRGALLGSAMGFGGVLVILWGQAHAAMGPDALLGAVAVLLSAVAYAYNIILMRRQAQLADPYEVAFFQSVVMALCLALAMPWFAHLPPAGHVPLILVAALLATVSLALLSWAYARAEASYLAPVEFTGFIWASLWGFLFFDEKVGLPTLAGAVLIVAGCLIAARAPDMERDVIP is encoded by the coding sequence ATGAGCCGGCATGCCGCTCCGGTGATCGCCTTCGCGGTCGCCTGTCTCGGCATCGCGGTCTTCTCGTCGATGGACGCGGCGGTGAAGGCGCTCAGCCTGGCGATCGGCACCTACAACACGCTGCTCTGGCGCGGCTTCGCGGGGATCGGCTTCGGCGCGATCCCCTGGCTGTGGTCGCGCCCGGCCCGCCCGTCGCGCGCGGCGATGCGGCTGCATGTCGAGCGCGGCATGGTGTCGGCGGTGATGGCGATGCTGTTCTTCTGGGGGCTGGCGCGGACGCCGATGGCGCAGGCGGTCGCGCTGACCTTCATCGCCCCGCTGATCGCGCAGGGGCTGGCGGTGCTGCTGCTCAAGGAACGGATGAAGCGCGGCGCGCTGCTCGGTTCGGCGATGGGCTTCGGCGGCGTGCTCGTCATCCTGTGGGGGCAGGCGCATGCCGCGATGGGCCCCGACGCCCTGCTCGGCGCGGTCGCGGTGCTGCTCTCGGCGGTCGCCTATGCCTATAACATCATCCTGATGCGGCGGCAGGCGCAGCTCGCCGATCCCTATGAGGTCGCCTTCTTCCAGAGCGTGGTGATGGCGCTGTGCCTCGCGCTCGCCATGCCCTGGTTCGCGCATCTGCCGCCCGCCGGCCACGTCCCGCTGATCCTGGTCGCGGCGCTGCTGGCGACGGTCTCGCTGGCGCTGCTGAGCTGGGCCTATGCCCGCGCCGAGGCGAGCTATCTCGCCCCGGTCGAGTTCACCGGCTTCATCTGGGCCAGCCTGTGGGGCTTCCTGTTCTTCGACGAGAAGGTCGGGCTGCCGACCCTGGCGGGGGCGGTGCTGATCGTCGCCGGCTGCCTGATCGCGGCCCGTGCCCCCGATATGGAAAGAGACGTGATCCCGTGA